Genomic window (Deinococcus yavapaiensis KR-236):
TTTGCGACGCGTCCGCGATAAGGAAACCGACGCCTTCGGTCAGAGCCCGCCGAGCTTGCTCCTCTCGCTGAGCAACGCGCTCGCTCGTATCGGCGCGGGCCGTCGTATCGGCGAGGACGACTCGGTCGAAGCGAAGGGGATCTTGCCGCAGCAATTCCATCAGCAAGTACCCTCCCATGCTGAGTCCGATGGCGTCGAGCGGACCGGTCGGTACGCGCTCCAAAATCCACTCGGCCGTCTCGGGCAGCGAAGATATCGCGCCTTCCTCCCCGCCGAAGCCTGGCAGGTTGTGCGCCACCGTACGCTTGCCGGCCGCTTCGAGCACCTCGATTTGCTCTCGCCACATGTCTCGGCACAAGGGGAAGGCGTGCAGGAACAGC
Coding sequences:
- a CDS encoding alpha/beta fold hydrolase — its product is MADTVLFLHAFPLCRDMWREQIEVLEAAGKRTVAHNLPGFGGEEGAISSLPETAEWILERVPTGPLDAIGLSMGGYLLMELLRQDPLRFDRVVLADTTARADTSERVAQREEQARRALTEGVGFLIADASQTHPPLTAQRASKMIYQASREGVAGALHAMAARVDSRKDLPKLGERAIVIVGENDTVTPPDTARELAKALGSPLHVLPNAGHLSNLDAAEAFNDVLLNFLT